One genomic window of Pseudoxanthomonas sp. includes the following:
- a CDS encoding MDR family MFS transporter, translating to MSATGANAGGTQAAVSQKADAGAWLAVAAGTIGSFMATLDISIVNAALPTIQGEVGASGTEGTWISTAYLVSEIIMIPLTGWFVRTLGLRNFLVICAVLFTAFSVMCGLSTSLPMMIVGRIGQGFAGGALIPTALTIVATRLPPAQQMMGTALFGMTVIMGPVIGPLLGGWLTENVSWHYAFFLNVPVCIGLLALLLLGLQHEKADWGGLLLADWLGIFGLTAGLGGLTVVLEEGQRERWFESEFIIVLSLVSAAGFAALLLSQFFSREPVIQLKVLLNRSFGAVFMMMLAVGMILFGVMYMIPQFLAMVSGYNTEQSGYVLLLQGIPTVLVMPFMPKLLETVDVRILVVSGLLCFGIACFINMDLTSTSVGASFVAGQLLQGVGLALAMMSLNQAAISSVPKHLAGDASGLFNAARNLGGSIGLAMISTFQERRLTYHVEVLGSATTANSPMGQDFVHGLAGALQGSGADSALQAVGALARIVQLQALVMTYNDLFWIFGVVVACSIPLAFLLKPLPKGVPLAMH from the coding sequence GTGAGCGCCACCGGCGCCAATGCGGGCGGCACCCAGGCAGCGGTGTCGCAGAAGGCCGATGCCGGCGCCTGGCTGGCCGTGGCTGCCGGCACCATCGGTTCGTTCATGGCGACGCTGGATATTTCCATCGTCAATGCCGCGCTGCCCACGATCCAGGGCGAAGTCGGCGCCAGCGGTACCGAGGGCACCTGGATTTCCACGGCCTACCTGGTCAGCGAGATCATCATGATCCCGCTCACCGGCTGGTTCGTGCGGACCCTGGGCCTGCGTAATTTCCTGGTGATCTGCGCGGTGTTGTTCACTGCGTTCTCGGTGATGTGCGGGTTGTCGACCTCGCTACCGATGATGATCGTCGGCCGCATCGGGCAGGGTTTTGCCGGCGGCGCACTGATTCCCACGGCGTTGACCATCGTCGCCACGCGGCTGCCACCGGCGCAGCAGATGATGGGCACGGCGCTGTTCGGCATGACCGTGATCATGGGGCCGGTGATCGGCCCGCTGCTTGGTGGCTGGCTGACCGAGAACGTCAGCTGGCATTACGCATTCTTCCTCAACGTGCCGGTGTGCATCGGCCTGCTGGCGCTGTTGTTGCTGGGCCTGCAGCACGAGAAGGCCGACTGGGGCGGGCTGCTGCTGGCCGACTGGCTGGGCATCTTCGGCCTGACCGCCGGGTTGGGTGGACTGACGGTGGTGCTGGAAGAAGGCCAGCGCGAACGCTGGTTCGAATCGGAATTCATCATCGTGCTGTCGTTGGTCTCGGCCGCGGGTTTCGCTGCGCTGCTGCTCTCGCAGTTCTTCAGCCGTGAACCGGTGATCCAGCTCAAGGTGCTGCTCAACCGCAGCTTCGGCGCGGTGTTCATGATGATGCTCGCCGTGGGCATGATCCTGTTCGGCGTGATGTACATGATCCCGCAGTTCCTGGCGATGGTGTCCGGCTACAACACCGAGCAGTCCGGTTACGTGCTGCTGCTGCAGGGCATCCCGACGGTGCTGGTGATGCCGTTCATGCCCAAGCTGCTGGAAACGGTGGACGTGCGCATCCTGGTGGTCAGCGGCCTGCTGTGCTTCGGCATTGCCTGCTTCATCAACATGGACCTGACCTCGACCAGCGTGGGCGCCTCGTTCGTCGCCGGCCAGCTGCTGCAGGGCGTTGGCCTGGCGCTGGCGATGATGTCGCTCAACCAGGCGGCGATCAGCTCGGTGCCCAAGCACCTGGCCGGCGATGCGTCGGGCCTGTTCAACGCCGCGCGAAATCTGGGCGGCTCGATCGGGCTGGCGATGATCTCCACCTTCCAGGAGCGCCGCCTGACCTATCACGTCGAAGTGCTGGGCAGTGCGACCACGGCCAATTCGCCGATGGGCCAGGACTTCGTCCATGGCCTGGCCGGTGCACTGCAGGGCAGTGGCGCGGACAGCGCCTTGCAGGCGGTTGGCGCGCTGGCCCGCATCGTCCAGTTGCAGGCGCTGGTGATGACCTATAACGACCTGTTCTGGATCTTCGGGGTAGTGGTGGCCTGCTCGATCCCGCTGGCCTTCCTGCTCAAGCCTTTGCCGAAAGGGGTGCCGCTTGCGATGCATTGA
- a CDS encoding HlyD family secretion protein, translating into MSSHDDDDRRNDDARDPGQDNGQGDDKKPSPLKNPKVKWTLIVIGLLAVLIFIVWLVHHLLVGRYLQETNDAYLQADSVAVAPRVNGYVTAVYVSDHAWVKVGQPLLQIDDRTYRAQLEQAQAAVAVRQADIVAAQAAVDGYRAQSVQSHTQVVSAAAQLKFANAEVARFAPLAASGADTHEHQEQLHQQRDQAKAQYDAALAQVNGADSQIAAGEAQLEQAQAGLKQAQANVDQAQVAMEDTHLKAAIAGRLGDKTVQVGQFLSAGTRTMTIVPVDALYLTANFKETQVGLMREGQPVEIEVDALSGVTLHGHVESLSPGTGSQFALLPPENATGNFTKVVQRVPVRIRVDAGAEARKVLVPGMSVTATVDTRSARDAKDKTQDEADHQGDKAPARP; encoded by the coding sequence TTGAGCAGCCACGACGACGATGACCGCCGCAACGATGATGCGCGCGACCCCGGGCAGGACAACGGACAAGGCGATGACAAGAAGCCATCGCCGCTGAAAAACCCGAAAGTGAAATGGACGCTGATCGTGATCGGCCTGCTGGCCGTGCTGATCTTCATCGTGTGGCTGGTCCACCACCTGTTGGTCGGGCGTTACCTGCAGGAAACCAACGACGCCTACCTGCAGGCTGATTCGGTCGCGGTCGCGCCACGCGTCAATGGCTACGTCACCGCCGTTTATGTGAGCGACCACGCCTGGGTCAAGGTCGGGCAGCCGTTGCTGCAGATCGATGACCGCACGTACCGCGCCCAGCTGGAGCAGGCGCAGGCCGCCGTAGCCGTGCGCCAGGCCGATATCGTGGCTGCGCAGGCGGCTGTGGATGGCTATCGCGCGCAATCGGTGCAGTCGCACACGCAGGTGGTCTCGGCCGCGGCGCAGCTCAAGTTCGCCAATGCCGAAGTCGCGCGCTTCGCACCGCTGGCCGCGTCCGGTGCGGACACCCACGAACACCAGGAACAACTGCACCAGCAGCGCGACCAGGCCAAGGCCCAGTACGACGCGGCGTTGGCGCAGGTCAACGGTGCCGACAGCCAGATTGCCGCTGGCGAAGCGCAGTTGGAGCAGGCGCAGGCGGGCCTCAAGCAGGCCCAGGCCAATGTCGACCAGGCCCAGGTGGCGATGGAAGACACCCACCTGAAGGCGGCCATCGCCGGGCGCCTGGGCGACAAGACCGTGCAAGTCGGCCAGTTCCTCAGCGCCGGTACGCGCACGATGACCATCGTGCCGGTCGATGCGCTGTACCTGACGGCCAACTTCAAGGAAACCCAGGTCGGCCTGATGCGCGAAGGCCAGCCGGTGGAGATCGAAGTCGATGCGCTGTCCGGCGTGACCCTGCATGGCCATGTCGAAAGCCTGTCACCCGGCACCGGTTCGCAGTTCGCGTTGCTGCCGCCGGAGAACGCCACCGGCAACTTCACCAAGGTCGTGCAGCGCGTGCCGGTGCGCATCCGCGTCGATGCCGGCGCCGAAGCGCGCAAGGTGCTGGTGCCAGGCATGTCGGTGACCGCCACGGTCGATACGCGGTCGGCCAGGGATGCCAAGGACAAGACCCAGGACGAAGCGGACCACCAGGGCGACAAGGCACCGGCACGCCCGTGA
- a CDS encoding ABC transporter permease subunit translates to MSVVGRARWPTWTILGLGFAFLYLPVLLLMVWSFNSSRLATVWAGFSFKWYGELLRDDSMLDAAWVSLRIAFWTATASVVLGTMAALVMTRMRRFPGKTLFGGLITAPLVMPDVIIGLSMLLMFVSLGEIFHFQPKGMISIWIAHTTFALAFVTVVVSSRMAELDKSLEEAAMDLGANRIKVFFLITLPIITPALVSGWLLAFTLSLDDVVIASFVSGPSSTTLPMKVFSSVRLGLSPKINALATLMIVIVSVCAFIGWWLMYRSEKRRKLDMQLALQDNG, encoded by the coding sequence ATGAGCGTCGTCGGCCGCGCACGCTGGCCCACCTGGACCATCCTGGGCCTGGGCTTCGCCTTCCTGTATCTGCCGGTGCTGCTGTTGATGGTGTGGAGCTTCAACAGTTCGCGCCTGGCCACGGTCTGGGCGGGGTTTTCGTTCAAGTGGTACGGCGAACTGCTGCGCGATGATTCGATGCTGGATGCGGCCTGGGTCAGCCTGCGCATTGCGTTTTGGACGGCGACTGCCTCGGTGGTGCTGGGGACGATGGCGGCGCTGGTGATGACCCGCATGCGCCGCTTCCCGGGCAAGACGCTGTTCGGTGGCCTGATCACCGCGCCACTGGTGATGCCCGACGTGATCATCGGCCTGTCGATGCTGCTGATGTTCGTCTCGCTGGGCGAGATCTTCCATTTCCAGCCCAAGGGCATGATCTCGATCTGGATCGCGCATACGACCTTCGCGCTGGCCTTCGTCACCGTGGTGGTGTCCTCGCGCATGGCCGAGCTGGACAAGTCGCTGGAAGAGGCGGCGATGGACCTGGGCGCCAACCGGATCAAGGTGTTCTTCCTGATCACCCTGCCGATCATCACCCCGGCGCTGGTGTCGGGCTGGCTGCTGGCCTTCACCCTGTCGCTGGACGACGTGGTGATCGCCAGCTTCGTCTCCGGCCCCAGCTCGACCACGCTGCCGATGAAGGTGTTCTCGTCGGTGCGGTTGGGACTGAGCCCCAAGATCAACGCGCTGGCGACGCTGATGATCGTGATCGTGTCGGTCTGTGCCTTCATCGGCTGGTGGCTGATGTACCGCAGCGAGAAGCGCCGCAAGCTGGACATGCAGCTTGCGTTGCAGGACAACGGTTGA
- the potA gene encoding polyamine ABC transporter ATP-binding protein, protein MAAVEQQQAVAGHGPSPLPGAEGYLRIENVRKEFDGFLAVDDTNLSIRKGEIFALLGGSGCGKSTLLRCLGGFEHPTTGRIVLDGQELKGLPPYERPINMMFQSYALFPHMTVEQNIAFGLKQDGMAKADIARRVEEMLALVQLGKLARRKPHQLSGGQQQRVALARSLAKGPKLLLLDEPMGALDKKLRTQMQLELVSIIEKTGVTCVMVTHDQEEAMTMANRIALMDAGRIRQVGTPDEIYESPTSRFAAEFIGSVNMLDGKIDEDMADYVTIRSPALERPIYVGHGVSGYEGQDVGFGVRPEKVQISKEEPDQPNNKAHGRIEDIAYFGSHSVFHVRLPSGFMIMANFANQARWASEGMTWGDEVWVCWGDNEGVVLTQ, encoded by the coding sequence ATGGCAGCAGTGGAACAGCAGCAGGCGGTTGCAGGCCACGGGCCATCACCCTTGCCGGGTGCAGAGGGGTATCTGCGCATCGAGAACGTGCGCAAGGAATTCGATGGCTTCCTGGCGGTGGACGACACCAACCTGTCGATCCGCAAGGGCGAGATCTTCGCGCTGCTGGGCGGCTCGGGCTGTGGTAAGTCCACGCTGCTGCGCTGTCTGGGCGGGTTCGAGCATCCGACGACCGGGCGCATCGTCCTGGATGGCCAGGAACTGAAAGGCCTGCCGCCGTACGAGCGGCCGATCAACATGATGTTCCAGTCCTACGCGTTGTTCCCGCACATGACGGTCGAACAGAACATCGCCTTCGGCCTGAAACAGGACGGCATGGCCAAGGCCGATATCGCCAGGCGCGTGGAAGAAATGCTCGCGCTGGTGCAGCTGGGCAAGCTGGCCAGGCGCAAGCCGCACCAGCTGTCCGGTGGCCAGCAACAACGCGTGGCGCTGGCGCGCTCATTGGCCAAGGGGCCGAAGCTGCTGCTGCTGGACGAACCGATGGGCGCGCTGGACAAGAAGCTGCGCACCCAGATGCAGCTGGAGCTGGTCTCGATCATCGAAAAGACCGGGGTGACCTGCGTGATGGTCACCCATGACCAGGAAGAGGCCATGACCATGGCCAACCGGATCGCGCTGATGGATGCCGGCCGCATCCGCCAGGTCGGCACCCCCGATGAAATCTACGAATCACCCACCAGTCGCTTCGCCGCCGAGTTCATCGGCTCGGTGAACATGCTCGACGGGAAGATCGACGAGGACATGGCCGACTACGTCACCATCCGTTCGCCCGCGCTGGAGCGACCGATCTATGTCGGCCACGGCGTCTCCGGCTACGAAGGGCAGGATGTCGGCTTCGGCGTGCGGCCCGAGAAGGTGCAGATCAGCAAGGAAGAACCGGATCAGCCGAACAACAAGGCGCACGGCCGGATCGAGGACATCGCGTATTTCGGCAGTCATTCGGTGTTCCACGTGCGCCTGCCCAGCGGCTTCATGATCATGGCCAACTTCGCCAACCAGGCGCGCTGGGCCAGCGAGGGCATGACCTGGGGCGACGAGGTCTGGGTCTGTTGGGGTGACAACGAAGGCGTGGTGCTGACCCAATGA
- a CDS encoding aspartate aminotransferase family protein, with translation MDTQQTRILQDLDAAHHLHPFNDNAALAQKGTRILTRGEGCYVWDAEGHKLLDAFAGLWCVNIGYGRSELGEAASKQMTQLAYYNSFFQCTTEPTIRLAAKLAELTPGDLNHAFFVNSGSEANDTILRLVRHFWAVQDQPQKNIFIGRHNGYHGTTMAGASLGGMKGMHKQGGLPIPDIAHIEPPFWFYDGGDLSEDEYGLVAARRLEDRILELGPERVAAFIGEPVMGAIGVYIPPRTYWPEIERICRKYDVLLVADEVICGFGRTGEWFGSEYFGFTPDVMTIAKGITSGYIPLGAAMFNDRVAGVLKTQGGELAHGATYSGHPVCAAVALENIRILQEEQVVETARTHIAPYLAQRWAELGEHRLVGQARIAGLMGALELVPHKGQRTTFEERGTVGALCRDNALRHGLILRATYDSMLLSPPLVITREQVDELYEKTWAALEDTAEAIGV, from the coding sequence ATGGACACCCAACAAACCCGCATCCTCCAGGACCTCGATGCAGCCCACCACCTGCATCCGTTCAACGACAACGCCGCGCTGGCGCAGAAGGGCACCCGCATCCTGACCAGGGGCGAGGGCTGCTACGTCTGGGATGCCGAAGGCCACAAGCTGCTCGATGCCTTCGCCGGGCTGTGGTGCGTCAACATCGGCTATGGGCGTAGCGAACTGGGCGAGGCCGCGTCGAAGCAGATGACGCAGCTGGCGTACTACAACAGTTTCTTCCAGTGCACGACCGAGCCGACCATCCGCTTGGCGGCCAAGCTGGCCGAGCTGACGCCGGGTGACCTGAACCACGCGTTCTTCGTCAATTCCGGATCGGAAGCCAACGACACCATCCTGCGCCTGGTCCGACACTTCTGGGCGGTGCAGGACCAGCCGCAGAAGAACATCTTCATCGGTCGCCACAATGGCTACCACGGCACCACCATGGCCGGCGCCAGCCTGGGCGGCATGAAAGGCATGCACAAGCAGGGTGGCCTGCCGATCCCGGACATCGCCCACATCGAGCCGCCGTTCTGGTTCTACGACGGCGGTGATCTGTCCGAAGACGAATACGGCCTGGTCGCTGCGCGCCGGCTGGAAGACAGGATCCTGGAACTCGGGCCCGAGCGCGTGGCTGCCTTCATCGGTGAGCCGGTCATGGGAGCGATTGGCGTGTACATCCCGCCGCGCACCTATTGGCCTGAGATCGAACGCATCTGCCGCAAGTACGACGTACTGCTGGTGGCCGACGAGGTGATCTGCGGGTTCGGTCGCACCGGTGAATGGTTCGGCTCGGAATATTTCGGCTTCACGCCCGATGTCATGACGATTGCCAAGGGCATCACCTCCGGCTACATCCCGCTGGGCGCGGCTATGTTCAACGACCGCGTCGCCGGCGTACTCAAGACCCAGGGCGGCGAGCTGGCCCATGGCGCCACGTACTCCGGCCATCCGGTTTGCGCGGCCGTGGCGCTGGAGAACATCCGCATCCTGCAGGAAGAACAGGTGGTGGAAACCGCCAGGACCCACATCGCGCCGTACCTGGCCCAGCGCTGGGCCGAACTGGGTGAGCACCGCCTGGTCGGCCAGGCGCGTATCGCCGGGTTGATGGGGGCGCTCGAGCTGGTCCCGCACAAGGGTCAGCGCACAACGTTCGAAGAGCGCGGTACAGTGGGGGCGCTCTGCCGTGACAACGCGCTGCGACACGGGTTGATCCTCCGCGCCACCTACGATTCGATGCTGCTCTCACCACCGCTGGTCATCACCCGCGAACAGGTCGACGAGTTGTACGAAAAGACCTGGGCGGCACTGGAGGACACGGCCGAGGCCATTGGAGTCTGA
- a CDS encoding glutamine synthetase family protein: MSRRLTQKSTPIEQPENSLRRWLKERRITEVECLVPDITGIARGKIIPADKFSHDYGTRLPEGIFATTITGDYPDDYYELTSPSDSDMFLRPDPATVRMVPWAADPTAQVIHDCWTKDGEPHDLAPRNVLRRVLKAYEDAGLQPVVAPELEFFLVQKNTDPDFPLLPPAGRSGRPETARQSYSIDAVNEFDPILDLMYDYCDAMELDVDTLIHESGAAQLEVNFTHADALSRADQVFLFKRTMREAALRHGIYATFLAKPMENEPGSAMHIHQSVLDRKTGKNVFAGKEEGKESKTFLHYIGGLQKYAPLTMAFFAPNVNSYRRLAIGQVAPINVQWGYDNRTCGLRVPKDTLDNTRVESRFAGSDANPYLAMAATLACGLLGIQGKLAPTKPLATSAQDKGFELPRSLGEALDELEGCKPLQDLLGPRFVRAYISVKRKEYETFFRVISSWEREFLLLNV; encoded by the coding sequence ATGAGCCGCCGCCTGACCCAGAAATCCACCCCGATCGAACAGCCCGAGAACTCCCTGCGGCGCTGGCTGAAGGAGCGCCGGATCACCGAGGTCGAATGCCTGGTGCCGGACATCACCGGCATCGCCCGCGGCAAGATCATCCCGGCCGACAAGTTCAGCCACGACTACGGCACGCGCCTGCCCGAAGGCATCTTCGCCACCACCATCACCGGCGATTATCCGGACGATTATTACGAGCTGACCAGCCCATCCGATTCGGACATGTTCCTGCGGCCGGACCCGGCGACCGTGCGCATGGTGCCGTGGGCCGCCGACCCGACCGCGCAGGTGATCCACGATTGCTGGACCAAGGACGGTGAGCCGCATGACCTGGCACCGCGCAACGTGCTGCGCCGCGTGCTGAAGGCCTATGAGGACGCCGGCCTGCAGCCGGTGGTCGCACCGGAGCTTGAATTCTTCCTGGTGCAGAAGAACACCGACCCGGATTTCCCGCTGCTGCCGCCGGCCGGTCGTTCGGGTCGCCCGGAAACCGCGCGCCAGTCGTATTCCATCGACGCGGTCAACGAATTCGACCCGATCCTGGACCTGATGTACGACTACTGCGATGCGATGGAACTGGACGTGGACACGTTGATCCACGAATCAGGTGCCGCGCAGCTGGAAGTCAACTTCACCCATGCCGATGCGCTGAGCCGCGCCGACCAGGTGTTCCTGTTCAAGCGGACCATGCGCGAGGCCGCGCTGCGCCATGGGATCTACGCCACGTTCCTGGCCAAGCCGATGGAGAACGAGCCTGGCAGCGCCATGCACATCCACCAGAGCGTGCTGGACCGCAAGACCGGCAAGAACGTGTTCGCTGGCAAGGAGGAAGGCAAGGAGAGCAAGACCTTCCTGCACTACATCGGCGGCCTGCAGAAGTACGCGCCGCTGACCATGGCGTTCTTCGCGCCGAACGTGAATTCCTACCGGCGCCTGGCGATCGGCCAGGTCGCGCCGATCAACGTGCAGTGGGGCTACGACAACCGCACCTGCGGCCTGCGCGTACCCAAGGACACGCTGGACAACACGCGCGTGGAAAGCCGTTTCGCCGGTTCCGATGCCAATCCTTACCTGGCCATGGCCGCGACCCTGGCCTGCGGCCTGCTGGGCATCCAGGGCAAGCTCGCCCCGACCAAGCCGCTGGCGACCAGCGCGCAGGACAAGGGTTTCGAGCTGCCGCGCTCGCTGGGCGAGGCGCTGGACGAACTGGAGGGCTGCAAGCCGCTGCAGGACCTGCTGGGTCCGCGCTTCGTGCGCGCCTACATCTCGGTCAAGCGCAAGGAATACGAGACGTTCTTCCGGGTGATCAGCTCGTGGGAACGCGAGTTTCTTTTGTTGAATGTCTGA
- a CDS encoding gamma-glutamyl-gamma-aminobutyrate hydrolase family protein — translation MAKPPLIGVPTDRKQIGLHPFLAVGEKYVRAVVDGAGGVPLLWPTLVPALDPALLLDTVDGLLLTGAVSNIEPHHYSDEPSWCGNLHDPARDGTTLPLVRAALAAGVPVLAICRGFQEVNVALGGALHQKVHEVPGLMDHREDKDAPLDVQYGPAHAVTLAPGGLLAAFGGTQQQVNSLHGQGVKRLADELIVEATAPDGLIEAFRHAGGTFLLGVQWHPEWKVTQNAFYAGIFRAFGDACRARARLHQESVFA, via the coding sequence ATGGCCAAGCCGCCGCTGATCGGAGTTCCCACCGACCGCAAGCAGATCGGGTTGCACCCGTTCCTGGCCGTCGGCGAGAAGTACGTGCGCGCGGTGGTCGATGGCGCCGGCGGGGTGCCGCTGCTCTGGCCGACGCTGGTCCCGGCGCTGGATCCGGCATTGTTGCTGGACACCGTGGACGGCCTGCTGCTGACCGGCGCGGTCAGCAATATCGAACCGCACCACTATTCCGACGAACCCAGCTGGTGCGGCAACCTGCACGATCCCGCACGCGACGGCACCACGCTGCCGCTGGTGCGCGCGGCCCTGGCGGCGGGCGTGCCGGTGCTGGCGATCTGCCGCGGCTTCCAGGAGGTCAACGTCGCGCTGGGCGGCGCGCTGCACCAGAAGGTGCACGAGGTGCCTGGCTTGATGGACCACCGCGAGGACAAGGACGCCCCACTGGACGTGCAATACGGTCCAGCCCACGCTGTGACCCTGGCGCCCGGCGGCCTGCTGGCTGCGTTCGGCGGCACGCAGCAGCAGGTCAACTCATTGCACGGGCAGGGCGTCAAACGCCTGGCCGATGAACTCATCGTTGAAGCCACCGCGCCGGACGGCCTGATCGAAGCCTTCCGTCATGCCGGCGGCACCTTCCTGCTGGGCGTGCAGTGGCACCCCGAGTGGAAGGTCACGCAGAACGCGTTCTACGCCGGCATCTTCCGCGCGTTCGGCGATGCCTGCCGCGCCCGTGCCCGCCTTCACCAGGAATCCGTCTTCGCATGA
- a CDS encoding FAD-binding oxidoreductase produces the protein MRSDAANAAYPPSWYAASATPLPAQPTLAGRIDCDVCILGAGYTGLATALELAEAGYRVVVLEAERIGWGASGRNGGQAIVGFGCGEEKLESLVGIDDARRMFDLSREGLDWMHARIARHGIDAHWRPGHATVPLKARQQRDVQAMVEHFNTRYDHPVEWWDRERLRGTLASDRYLGALYDPVSGHIHPLAYALGLGRAAIEAGVQVYEHSAVTSLVRGARPVFKTAQGEVHCDFAVLAGNALLHGIAPELESRIMPVGTYIAATAPLGEAGAQALIGNDMAVADTAWALDYYRLSHDHRLLFGGRASYSGRDPGDLHAIMRKRVTGVFPQLQGVPLEYVWGGFVDISLNRAPHWGRLQPNLYFAQGFSGHGVVATGLAGKLIAEAIAGQAQRLDLFGKIRHAPFPGGQAMRTPLLVAAMSWYKLRDALW, from the coding sequence GTGCGGTCTGACGCCGCGAACGCTGCCTACCCACCCAGCTGGTACGCCGCCAGCGCTACGCCCCTGCCCGCGCAGCCGACGCTGGCCGGCCGGATCGACTGCGATGTCTGCATCCTCGGCGCCGGCTATACCGGCCTGGCCACTGCGCTGGAGCTGGCCGAAGCCGGCTATCGCGTGGTGGTGCTGGAAGCCGAACGCATTGGCTGGGGCGCTTCCGGCCGCAACGGCGGCCAGGCCATCGTCGGTTTCGGCTGTGGCGAGGAGAAACTGGAATCGCTGGTCGGCATCGACGATGCGCGACGCATGTTCGACCTGTCACGCGAAGGCCTGGACTGGATGCACGCACGCATCGCCCGCCACGGCATCGACGCGCATTGGCGGCCGGGCCACGCCACCGTCCCACTGAAGGCCCGCCAGCAGCGCGATGTGCAGGCGATGGTCGAGCACTTCAACACGCGCTATGACCATCCGGTGGAATGGTGGGACCGCGAACGCCTGCGCGGCACGCTGGCCAGCGACCGCTATCTGGGCGCGCTCTACGACCCGGTCAGCGGCCACATCCACCCGCTGGCCTACGCGCTGGGCCTTGGCCGCGCCGCCATCGAAGCGGGCGTGCAGGTTTACGAACATTCCGCCGTGACCTCGCTGGTGCGCGGCGCGCGCCCCGTGTTCAAGACCGCGCAGGGCGAAGTGCATTGCGATTTCGCAGTGCTCGCCGGCAACGCGTTGCTGCACGGGATCGCGCCGGAACTGGAATCGCGGATCATGCCGGTCGGCACCTATATCGCCGCGACCGCGCCGCTGGGCGAAGCCGGCGCGCAGGCGTTGATCGGCAACGACATGGCCGTGGCCGACACCGCCTGGGCGCTGGACTACTACCGGCTCAGCCATGACCACCGACTGCTGTTCGGCGGCCGCGCCAGCTATTCAGGACGCGATCCCGGCGACCTGCACGCGATCATGCGCAAGCGCGTGACCGGCGTGTTTCCGCAGTTGCAGGGCGTACCGCTGGAGTATGTCTGGGGCGGCTTCGTCGACATCTCGCTCAACCGCGCGCCGCACTGGGGCCGGCTGCAGCCGAACCTGTATTTCGCCCAGGGCTTCTCCGGCCACGGCGTGGTCGCGACCGGACTTGCAGGCAAGCTCATCGCCGAAGCCATCGCCGGCCAGGCGCAGCGGCTGGACCTGTTCGGGAAGATCCGCCACGCGCCCTTCCCCGGCGGCCAGGCGATGCGCACGCCGCTGCTGGTCGCGGCGATGAGCTGGTACAAGCTGCGCGATGCGCTGTGGTAG
- a CDS encoding bacteriohemerythrin → MGLLIWQDDLDTGIDVIDAQHRRIVEMINQLHAAQQRGSRDGVGEVIAELVDYTLSHFAFEEELLEEAGYPFTAAHRRVHEVFIKRVSEYRLRFDAGEDIADELKTLLSRWLFNHIRNDDKAYSQTVRRHLDAFSRTHQHGSWLNRTLSRLFG, encoded by the coding sequence ATGGGCTTGCTGATCTGGCAGGACGACCTGGACACCGGCATCGACGTGATCGATGCCCAGCACCGACGCATCGTCGAGATGATCAACCAACTGCACGCCGCCCAGCAGCGTGGCTCGCGCGATGGCGTCGGCGAGGTCATCGCCGAACTGGTCGACTACACGTTGTCGCATTTCGCTTTCGAGGAAGAGCTGCTGGAAGAAGCCGGCTACCCCTTCACCGCCGCGCACCGTCGGGTGCACGAGGTCTTCATCAAGCGCGTCTCCGAGTACCGGCTGCGCTTCGACGCTGGCGAAGATATCGCCGATGAGCTCAAGACCCTGCTCTCGCGCTGGCTCTTCAACCATATCCGCAACGACGACAAGGCCTACAGCCAGACCGTGCGGCGCCACCTGGACGCCTTCTCCCGCACCCACCAGCACGGCAGCTGGCTCAACCGGACCCTGTCGCGCCTGTTCGGCTGA